The Pedobacter roseus genome contains a region encoding:
- a CDS encoding YggS family pyridoxal phosphate-dependent enzyme translates to MSIADNLKKYKSEVESDGVKLIAVSKTQPIESILEAYNAGQRIFGENHVQEMVEKEAQLPKDIEWHLIGHLQTNKVKYIAPFVKLIHGVDSLKLLQEIDKQAAKNKRIIDCLLQVYIADEDTKFGLGFDEVIELLRSEEYAALKNIRVVGLMGIATNTKNEKQITIEFHELKVFFDGVKVSFFRKEDSFKEISTGMSADYKIAVEEGSTMVRIGSSIFGKRVIKHFKNDISAN, encoded by the coding sequence ATGAGCATAGCTGATAATCTTAAAAAATATAAAAGCGAAGTTGAATCAGATGGGGTAAAACTGATTGCAGTTTCAAAAACACAGCCAATAGAATCAATTTTAGAAGCATACAACGCCGGACAGCGCATTTTTGGAGAAAACCATGTACAGGAAATGGTTGAAAAAGAAGCGCAGCTCCCTAAAGATATCGAATGGCACCTGATTGGCCATTTACAGACCAATAAAGTTAAATACATTGCGCCTTTTGTAAAACTGATACATGGAGTAGACAGCTTGAAACTTCTGCAGGAAATAGATAAGCAAGCCGCAAAAAACAAACGCATAATTGATTGTTTATTGCAGGTTTACATTGCTGATGAAGATACTAAATTTGGACTTGGCTTCGATGAAGTGATTGAATTACTACGTTCGGAAGAATATGCAGCTTTAAAAAATATCCGTGTAGTTGGGTTAATGGGAATTGCCACCAATACCAAGAATGAAAAACAGATTACGATCGAATTTCATGAGTTAAAAGTATTTTTCGATGGTGTTAAAGTGAGTTTTTTCCGTAAAGAGGATTCTTTTAAAGAAATATCAACGGGAATGAGTGCCGATTATAAAATCGCAGTTGAAGAAGGCAGTACCATGGTACGAATTGGAAGCAGTATTTTCGGAAAAAGAGTAATTAAACATTTTAAAAACGATATTTCTGCCAATTAG
- a CDS encoding aspartate kinase, with translation MDIFKFGGASVKDAAGVKNLANIVRDYKKGNLLIVISAMGKITNRLEDLTHAFLSQNDEAHAIFEEIKHFHFNIIDELFQGKHHPVYDDVANTFVEIDWLIEDEPDNNPDYIYDQIVSIGEVVSTKIVAAWLNETGNKALWADARNYIQTDNTYKEGKVDWAKTNQIIQRDLVPLLTDNIIVTQGFIGGTSENYTTTLGREGSDYSAAIFASCLDAAALTIWKDVPGVLNADPKWFDETEKIAQLSYHDAIELTYYGATVIHPKTIKPLQNKGIPLFVRSFIQPEGSGTAITKENNPLPIPSFIFKVNQALISIFPKDYSFIIEENLSNIFELFHRHKIKINTMLNSAISFSVSIDDHPVQIEKLIKDLSNEFTVKYNKGLELVTIRYYNQQTIDRVTVEKDILLEVKSRHTCQMVMKNK, from the coding sequence ATGGATATTTTTAAGTTTGGAGGTGCCTCGGTAAAAGATGCGGCAGGTGTAAAAAATCTGGCCAATATTGTTCGCGATTATAAAAAAGGGAACCTGCTGATTGTAATTTCTGCCATGGGCAAAATCACCAACAGATTGGAAGACCTCACCCATGCTTTCCTCTCACAAAATGATGAAGCACATGCAATTTTTGAAGAAATTAAACATTTCCATTTCAACATTATAGACGAACTTTTTCAAGGGAAACACCATCCGGTTTATGATGATGTGGCCAATACCTTTGTCGAAATTGATTGGTTGATTGAGGATGAACCTGATAACAACCCCGATTATATTTATGATCAGATTGTATCCATTGGCGAGGTGGTTTCTACTAAAATCGTAGCAGCTTGGTTAAATGAAACGGGAAATAAGGCGCTCTGGGCCGATGCACGCAATTACATCCAAACCGATAATACCTACAAGGAAGGAAAAGTAGACTGGGCAAAAACAAATCAGATTATACAAAGAGATTTAGTGCCGCTTTTAACCGATAATATCATTGTAACACAAGGCTTTATCGGCGGAACAAGTGAAAATTACACCACCACATTAGGTCGAGAAGGTTCTGATTACTCCGCTGCTATATTTGCTTCTTGTTTGGATGCAGCGGCTTTAACCATCTGGAAAGACGTTCCGGGCGTATTAAATGCAGATCCAAAATGGTTTGATGAGACAGAAAAAATTGCACAACTTTCTTACCATGATGCCATAGAACTTACTTATTATGGTGCAACGGTAATCCATCCAAAAACCATTAAACCGCTTCAAAATAAGGGTATTCCACTTTTTGTAAGGTCATTTATCCAGCCAGAGGGTTCTGGAACCGCCATTACCAAAGAGAATAATCCTTTACCAATCCCCTCTTTTATTTTCAAGGTAAACCAGGCGTTGATTTCTATTTTCCCGAAAGATTATTCCTTTATTATTGAAGAAAACCTGAGCAATATTTTTGAGCTTTTCCACAGGCACAAAATCAAAATCAATACCATGCTTAATTCGGCAATCAGTTTCTCGGTAAGTATTGATGATCATCCTGTTCAGATTGAAAAATTGATTAAAGACCTTTCAAACGAGTTTACGGTAAAATACAATAAAGGCTTGGAACTGGTAACCATCCGCTATTACAACCAGCAAACAATTGATCGTGTAACCGTAGAAAAAGATATTTTACTCGAAGTGAAAAGCCGCCATACCTGCCAGATGGTAATGAAAAATAAATAG
- a CDS encoding Dps family protein: protein MDAKEISLNEKEVKPVVDLLNDYLANYHIHYQKLRGCHWNIKGQNFFTLHVKFEELYTNAQLTIDEIAERVLTLGKAPHSRFADYIKESKIKEIDTIGLKDLDMVDAILDDMANLIELERELLEATDEAGDDGSNDMVNRFMQFKEKNTWMLRSFAGKK, encoded by the coding sequence ATGGACGCTAAAGAAATAAGCTTAAACGAAAAAGAAGTTAAACCAGTTGTAGATCTGTTGAACGATTATTTGGCTAACTATCATATCCATTACCAAAAATTAAGAGGCTGCCACTGGAATATTAAAGGACAGAACTTTTTTACCCTTCATGTTAAGTTTGAAGAGTTATATACCAACGCGCAGCTCACCATCGATGAAATTGCTGAGCGTGTTTTAACTTTAGGTAAAGCACCACATAGCCGCTTTGCTGATTATATTAAAGAATCGAAAATTAAAGAAATTGATACGATTGGCTTAAAAGATCTTGATATGGTTGATGCCATTTTAGATGATATGGCTAACCTGATTGAACTGGAAAGAGAGCTTTTAGAAGCAACTGATGAGGCTGGTGACGATGGTTCTAATGATATGGTGAACCGTTTTATGCAGTTTAAAGAAAAAAATACCTGGATGTTACGTTCTTTTGCCGGAAAAAAATAA
- a CDS encoding CoA transferase subunit A — MINKVVSGAEEAINDISDGVTIMLGGFGLCGIPENCINALVSKQVKNLTCISNNAGVDDFGIGLMLKQRQVKKMISSYVGENAEFERQLLSGELEVDLIPQGTLATRCLAAGYGMPAIFTPAGVGTEVAEGKEIRNFDGKDYLMEYAFDADFAIVKAWKGDTAGNLIFRSTSRNFNPVMAMAGKVTIAEVEELVEAGELDPDYIHTPGIYVHRIFQGKDYEKRIEQRTVRKSEV, encoded by the coding sequence ATGATAAATAAAGTGGTATCTGGTGCCGAAGAGGCCATCAATGATATATCAGACGGTGTTACCATTATGCTAGGCGGTTTCGGTCTTTGTGGCATTCCAGAAAATTGTATCAATGCTTTGGTAAGCAAACAGGTCAAAAATTTAACCTGTATCTCCAATAATGCTGGTGTGGATGATTTTGGTATCGGTTTAATGCTAAAACAACGTCAGGTAAAAAAAATGATTTCTTCTTACGTAGGTGAAAATGCAGAGTTTGAAAGACAGTTGTTAAGCGGCGAACTGGAAGTAGACCTTATTCCCCAGGGTACTTTGGCTACCCGTTGTCTTGCAGCAGGATATGGCATGCCGGCGATTTTTACTCCCGCAGGTGTAGGAACTGAAGTAGCTGAAGGTAAAGAAATACGTAATTTTGATGGTAAGGATTATTTGATGGAATATGCATTTGATGCCGATTTCGCCATTGTAAAAGCCTGGAAAGGCGATACCGCAGGGAATTTAATTTTCAGGTCTACAAGCCGTAATTTTAATCCGGTAATGGCTATGGCGGGGAAAGTTACCATCGCCGAGGTGGAAGAATTGGTAGAAGCTGGCGAACTGGATCCTGATTATATCCATACCCCTGGTATTTATGTTCACCGGATTTTTCAAGGCAAAGATTACGAGAAAAGAATTGAACAGAGAACGGTTAGAAAGTCCGAAGTCTGA
- a CDS encoding endonuclease MutS2, with product MLYPDNCLERLGFVEIRQLISKHCLSPMGQTMVGKMQVMNRFDQIDKFLRQTNEFKSILQNQEPLQINTFFDIKSLVEKIRVEGTYLLEDEWFQVYTSLQTVFSVLRFFEERAEVYPTLEALFEHLPIEKTILRKIETVIDAKGKIKPNASKELQEITSAISKAEQDVRKRMDSIYKQAIANNWVADGSLTIRDGRMCIPVLAENKRKLKGFVHDESATGQTVYIEPEEVFTLNNKLRDLEFDKRREIIKILIALTDDLRPYSPLLLSYHGFLTKLDFVRAKALFALDIEAEMPGLLKEPKTKLINARHPLLSISFAAEKKTVTPLNIHIDAETRVVLVSGPNAGGKSVCMKTVGLLQIMLQTGLLIPVDANSEVGIFENIFADIGDDQSIESDLSTYSAHLKKMRYFVEHASPKTMVLIDEFGTGTDPQFGGPMAEAVLEVLNNKKVRGVITTHYSNLKLFAGNTPGLENASMLFDNAKMKPLYILEMGKPGSSYAFEIAQNIGLPKEVIQLAKEKTGSNQNRVDTMLVDLEREKKNVYDAKVSLANQQNKAKNLVAENEKLKTFLEENKKILIKEAKQEAQNIIKNANKLVENTIAEIKEKKAEKEVTKELRQNLQRELEKNTVPKERPKPAPVVIGGEIEVGDLVKFTDSETIGQVLEINRNELILAIGDLRSTVKKNRVQKVSNREAKKVIQSSAHSFAGRMNEAVSDFRAELDLRGKRTEDALFEVEKYLDKAIMLGFPSIKLIHGKGDGILRKMIREYLRKYSQVNRMEDEHQDRGGDGITYVYLN from the coding sequence ATGTTATATCCCGATAATTGTTTAGAACGTTTAGGTTTTGTAGAGATCAGGCAGCTGATCAGCAAACATTGTTTGAGCCCCATGGGACAAACGATGGTTGGCAAGATGCAGGTGATGAACCGTTTTGATCAGATTGATAAATTTTTACGGCAAACAAACGAGTTCAAGAGTATCCTTCAAAATCAGGAGCCCTTACAGATTAATACTTTTTTTGATATTAAATCGCTGGTTGAAAAAATCAGGGTAGAAGGTACTTATCTTTTAGAGGATGAGTGGTTTCAGGTATATACTTCCTTGCAAACCGTTTTTTCGGTGTTACGCTTTTTTGAAGAAAGGGCAGAAGTTTACCCAACGCTCGAAGCTTTATTTGAACATTTACCGATTGAAAAAACGATCCTTCGTAAAATAGAAACGGTAATTGATGCCAAAGGAAAGATTAAACCCAATGCATCGAAAGAACTTCAGGAGATTACCTCGGCCATTTCTAAAGCTGAGCAAGATGTCCGAAAGCGCATGGATTCGATCTACAAACAGGCCATTGCCAATAATTGGGTTGCCGATGGCAGTTTAACTATCCGTGATGGCAGGATGTGTATCCCGGTTTTGGCAGAGAACAAACGCAAGCTTAAAGGTTTTGTGCATGACGAATCGGCCACAGGGCAAACCGTTTACATCGAACCGGAAGAGGTTTTTACTTTAAATAACAAACTACGCGATTTAGAATTTGATAAACGCCGCGAAATTATTAAGATTTTAATTGCGTTAACAGACGATCTTCGTCCGTATTCGCCGTTATTGCTTTCTTATCATGGTTTCCTTACCAAATTGGATTTTGTGCGTGCAAAAGCATTGTTTGCTTTAGATATTGAAGCCGAAATGCCTGGTTTGTTAAAAGAGCCAAAAACCAAACTGATTAATGCGAGGCATCCTTTGTTATCAATCTCTTTCGCAGCCGAAAAGAAAACCGTTACTCCATTAAATATCCATATTGACGCCGAAACGCGTGTGGTTTTGGTTTCAGGACCAAATGCTGGTGGGAAATCGGTTTGCATGAAAACGGTTGGTTTACTCCAGATTATGCTACAAACAGGTTTGTTGATTCCTGTTGATGCGAATAGTGAAGTTGGTATTTTTGAAAACATTTTTGCCGATATCGGCGACGATCAATCGATAGAAAGTGATTTGAGTACCTACAGTGCACACTTGAAAAAGATGCGCTATTTTGTAGAGCATGCCTCGCCGAAAACGATGGTGCTGATTGATGAGTTTGGTACCGGTACCGATCCACAGTTTGGCGGACCAATGGCAGAAGCCGTGTTAGAGGTGCTGAACAATAAAAAAGTGAGAGGGGTAATTACCACCCACTATTCTAATTTAAAGCTGTTTGCAGGGAATACGCCTGGATTAGAAAATGCATCGATGCTTTTTGATAATGCAAAGATGAAACCGCTTTATATTTTAGAAATGGGCAAACCAGGTAGTTCTTATGCATTCGAAATTGCACAGAATATTGGTTTGCCAAAAGAGGTGATCCAGCTGGCCAAAGAGAAAACGGGCTCTAACCAGAACCGGGTAGATACGATGTTGGTTGATCTGGAGCGTGAAAAGAAAAACGTTTACGATGCGAAAGTCAGTTTGGCCAATCAACAGAATAAGGCCAAAAACCTGGTTGCTGAAAATGAAAAGTTAAAAACATTTTTAGAGGAAAATAAGAAGATCCTGATTAAAGAAGCAAAGCAAGAGGCGCAGAATATTATTAAAAACGCCAATAAGCTGGTAGAGAATACCATTGCTGAGATTAAGGAAAAAAAGGCCGAGAAAGAGGTAACTAAAGAACTCCGTCAGAACCTGCAGCGCGAACTGGAAAAAAATACTGTACCAAAAGAGCGTCCTAAACCGGCACCAGTGGTTATAGGAGGTGAAATTGAAGTGGGCGATCTGGTTAAATTTACAGATAGCGAAACCATTGGACAAGTTTTAGAAATTAACCGGAATGAATTGATTTTAGCCATTGGCGATCTACGTTCGACAGTGAAGAAAAACCGTGTACAAAAGGTAAGTAATCGGGAAGCTAAAAAAGTGATTCAAAGCAGCGCACATTCTTTTGCCGGACGTATGAATGAAGCGGTATCAGACTTTAGGGCCGAATTGGACTTGCGCGGAAAACGGACAGAAGATGCTTTATTTGAAGTTGAAAAATACCTGGATAAAGCCATTATGCTTGGTTTCCCGTCTATTAAACTGATACATGGTAAAGGTGACGGAATTTTGAGGAAAATGATCAGGGAGTATTTGCGTAAATATAGCCAGGTAAACAGGATGGAAGATGAGCATCAAGATAGAGGAGGAGATGGGATTACTTATGTTTATTTGAATTGA
- a CDS encoding uridine kinase family protein: MSSNKKPFIIGIAGGSGSGKTFFLNCFLHHFKQDEVTLVSQDDYYIPAGDMTQEENKLYNFDLPSTIDSEQFLRDIKQLMSGEVVYKKEYNFNNPLAVVKILEIKSAPIIIVEGLFILHFKEIAAVLDHTIFVDADEQVALDRRIKRDGLERGYPEDDVLYKWHNHVVPAYKEYLLPYREQCNKVVMNNTNEPDEIIAITEDISNDLRNSILVDIQ; this comes from the coding sequence ATGAGTTCAAACAAAAAGCCTTTTATAATTGGTATTGCCGGCGGTAGCGGATCAGGCAAAACATTTTTCTTAAACTGCTTTCTCCATCATTTTAAACAAGATGAAGTAACACTGGTATCACAGGATGATTATTACATCCCTGCCGGCGACATGACTCAGGAAGAAAACAAGTTATACAATTTCGATCTTCCTTCAACCATTGATAGCGAACAGTTTTTGAGAGACATTAAGCAATTAATGAGTGGTGAAGTGGTTTATAAAAAAGAATACAACTTCAATAACCCATTGGCTGTTGTTAAAATACTGGAAATTAAATCAGCACCTATTATTATTGTTGAGGGTCTTTTTATCCTGCATTTTAAAGAAATTGCGGCTGTATTAGATCATACTATTTTCGTAGATGCGGATGAACAGGTAGCTTTAGACCGACGTATTAAGCGCGATGGTTTAGAACGGGGTTATCCGGAAGATGACGTATTGTACAAATGGCACAACCATGTAGTACCAGCTTATAAAGAATACCTGCTACCCTACCGCGAACAGTGCAATAAGGTAGTAATGAACAATACCAATGAGCCAGATGAAATTATCGCCATCACAGAAGATATTTCGAATGATTTGAGGAATAGTATTTTAGTAGATATACAGTAA
- a CDS encoding muramidase family protein: MHKIYLSAVVLFALNIANTKANTARDSIGVENNKGKKLIVHQTVAKDTYYSIGRRYNVSPKDIMAFNDNKYLQVGVIIKVPTNVPFTANGSSNTETTSSTANVIEHTIKPKENLNMLAEKYGTTINEIKALNNLTSSNLSIGQVIKIPAKNGEQTATASPSTPPAKNNTEAPITNTQSSDQTMIEHTVAPKEFLGKIAEKYGTTVEEVKKANNLSGNNLRIGQKLKIPATKNIDENKVVSAAVEEKPVQENKSSDTAGTHTVLRNETIFTIAKQYGITAYQIRTMNNLPDNAITIGQVLKVPGGIVADVQVPKEKQAETKTKEVPVVTKDESFIHTVATGENIFSIAKKYNLTAFQIRTANKLEDNNIKVDQKLIIPRPPQPKSVNDASKEEQENEPDSTMVKDPKLRRDPSVYGLSQIEEKGTAVWIADQDLDGTKMLVLHRTAPVGRVIKITNPMTNRTTFAKVVGKFTENESTKDVIIVMTKAVADSLGALDKRFFCNLTYSAQ; encoded by the coding sequence ATGCATAAAATATATTTATCTGCTGTAGTGTTATTTGCGCTCAATATTGCAAATACCAAAGCCAACACAGCAAGAGACTCTATCGGTGTAGAAAATAATAAAGGCAAAAAACTGATCGTTCACCAAACCGTAGCAAAAGACACTTATTATTCTATCGGAAGAAGATACAATGTATCGCCAAAGGATATCATGGCTTTTAACGACAACAAATACCTACAGGTTGGCGTGATCATTAAAGTCCCAACCAATGTTCCATTTACAGCTAACGGATCATCAAATACAGAAACAACTTCTTCAACGGCCAATGTGATAGAACATACCATTAAGCCAAAAGAGAATTTAAACATGCTGGCTGAAAAATATGGCACAACAATAAATGAAATTAAAGCTTTAAATAATTTAACAAGCAGCAACCTAAGCATTGGCCAGGTTATAAAAATCCCTGCAAAAAACGGAGAGCAAACTGCAACAGCTAGTCCATCTACTCCACCAGCAAAAAATAATACCGAAGCGCCTATAACCAATACGCAATCTTCAGATCAAACCATGATCGAGCATACCGTTGCACCTAAAGAGTTTTTAGGGAAAATTGCCGAGAAATACGGCACTACGGTTGAAGAAGTAAAAAAAGCCAATAACCTTTCGGGCAATAACCTCCGTATTGGTCAGAAACTGAAAATCCCTGCAACAAAAAACATCGACGAAAATAAAGTAGTTTCTGCTGCTGTTGAAGAAAAGCCGGTACAAGAGAATAAATCCAGTGACACAGCGGGTACGCATACCGTTTTAAGGAACGAAACCATCTTCACCATTGCCAAGCAATATGGCATTACCGCTTATCAGATCAGAACAATGAACAATCTTCCTGATAATGCCATTACCATCGGGCAGGTTTTAAAGGTCCCGGGCGGCATTGTTGCGGATGTTCAGGTACCCAAAGAAAAGCAGGCTGAAACCAAAACAAAAGAAGTACCGGTAGTTACAAAAGACGAAAGTTTTATCCATACTGTAGCAACTGGCGAAAATATTTTCTCAATTGCTAAAAAATACAATTTAACGGCCTTTCAGATCAGAACAGCAAATAAACTGGAAGATAATAACATTAAAGTTGATCAAAAACTAATTATCCCGAGACCACCTCAACCAAAATCGGTAAATGATGCTTCAAAAGAAGAACAGGAAAATGAACCTGACAGCACCATGGTTAAAGACCCTAAACTGCGCCGCGACCCTAGCGTTTATGGCTTAAGCCAGATCGAAGAAAAAGGCACAGCGGTTTGGATTGCTGATCAAGACCTTGATGGCACAAAAATGTTGGTTTTACACCGTACAGCACCTGTTGGCAGGGTAATCAAAATTACCAACCCGATGACCAACCGTACTACATTTGCCAAAGTTGTTGGTAAATTTACAGAGAACGAATCTACAAAAGATGTTATCATTGTAATGACTAAAGCTGTAGCCGATTCATTGGGTGCTTTAGACAAACGTTTTTTCTGCAATTTAACCTATAGTGCTCAATGA
- a CDS encoding DUF4296 domain-containing protein — MKRLIWVLMTATLWFGCKPGIPDDIIKPDKMEKILFDMHIVDGYIANIYVVDSAKKVAAAYYKGIYKKFGIDSAEYNKSLLWYNTNPKELEPMYKNIQKSLIQQKKAVEIADKMIQKKKFKADSLVIAKKFKADSLAIRKKMKPDSLSKVKATAEIAKKKKQADSLINIKKTGAMEMVSATTPTPVQ, encoded by the coding sequence ATGAAGAGATTAATATGGGTTTTAATGACGGCTACATTATGGTTTGGTTGCAAGCCAGGCATACCTGACGACATTATAAAACCTGATAAGATGGAAAAGATTTTATTTGATATGCACATTGTTGACGGTTATATTGCAAATATCTATGTGGTAGATTCTGCAAAGAAGGTGGCCGCTGCTTATTATAAAGGTATTTATAAAAAATTCGGTATAGACTCTGCCGAATATAATAAAAGTCTGTTGTGGTACAATACCAATCCTAAAGAACTCGAACCGATGTATAAAAACATCCAGAAATCTTTAATCCAGCAGAAAAAGGCTGTAGAGATAGCGGATAAGATGATTCAAAAGAAAAAATTTAAAGCAGATTCATTGGTGATTGCGAAGAAGTTTAAGGCCGATTCTCTTGCAATCAGGAAAAAAATGAAACCAGATTCTTTATCGAAAGTAAAAGCTACAGCTGAGATTGCGAAAAAGAAGAAACAGGCCGATTCACTCATTAATATTAAGAAGACCGGAGCAATGGAAATGGTTTCGGCCACGACACCGACACCGGTACAATAA
- a CDS encoding GNAT family N-acetyltransferase: MDFNIRFATAEDCPRILELINELAVYERAPEEVTVTLNHFIDAGFGKTPVWKAFVAELDNKIVGFALYYTRYSTWKGCRLYLEDFIVTEEFRGKGLGKILFEKVIEEAKNGNYSGMVWQVLDWNEPAINFYNKYKAHLESGWLNAALSTEQIKAF; encoded by the coding sequence ATGGATTTTAACATCAGATTTGCAACCGCTGAAGATTGCCCGAGAATATTAGAATTAATTAACGAATTAGCTGTATATGAACGCGCACCAGAAGAAGTAACCGTTACTTTAAATCACTTCATCGATGCCGGTTTTGGTAAAACCCCGGTATGGAAAGCTTTTGTTGCTGAATTAGACAATAAAATTGTTGGTTTTGCCTTGTATTATACCCGTTACTCCACCTGGAAAGGCTGCAGGTTATACCTCGAAGATTTTATCGTAACCGAAGAATTCCGCGGAAAAGGTTTAGGCAAAATATTATTCGAAAAAGTTATAGAAGAAGCCAAAAACGGCAATTATAGCGGTATGGTATGGCAAGTATTGGACTGGAACGAGCCAGCCATCAATTTTTACAATAAATATAAAGCACATCTAGAAAGCGGCTGGTTAAATGCAGCCCTCTCTACAGAACAAATCAAGGCATTTTAA
- a CDS encoding PQQ-dependent sugar dehydrogenase codes for MKKILLCLFVVLFTTTCKKTDNGNEDPGTLPDVELKAKVVASGLSLPWEMVYGPDNFIWFTEKAGKISRLNPSTGQISLLLTISEVRTNGEGGLLGMALHPDFTSNPYVYLIYGYGSTYKAKVVRYTYGGGNLSSPLVLLDQIPAASIHNGSRLLISGGKLFISTGDASDTANPQNINSLAGKILRINLDGSIPADNPYPNNPVWSLGHRNAQGLVQVGNKIFSSEHGPDSDDEINIIEKGRNYGWPNIKGFCNESGEQSFCSSNNVAEPLINWTPTIAPSGLAYYNNDYIPQFKNSLLLAVLKGTKLMQLKLDDAQTKITSTKDFYVNTYGRIRAVCQSPEGKVYICTSNGSDDKIVEIAK; via the coding sequence ATGAAAAAAATCTTACTCTGCCTTTTTGTGGTATTATTTACCACAACTTGCAAAAAGACTGACAATGGTAATGAAGATCCAGGTACCTTACCTGATGTCGAATTAAAAGCAAAAGTTGTTGCTTCTGGATTAAGTCTTCCATGGGAAATGGTATATGGACCAGATAACTTTATCTGGTTTACTGAAAAAGCAGGTAAAATCAGCCGTTTAAATCCTTCCACAGGACAAATTTCACTATTACTTACCATTTCAGAAGTACGTACCAATGGCGAAGGAGGTTTATTGGGCATGGCCTTACATCCTGATTTTACAAGCAATCCTTATGTTTACTTAATTTACGGATATGGAAGTACTTATAAAGCTAAAGTAGTTCGTTATACTTATGGCGGAGGGAATTTAAGCAGTCCATTGGTTTTACTCGATCAGATTCCTGCAGCTTCCATTCATAATGGTTCGCGTTTGTTGATCAGTGGTGGTAAATTGTTTATCAGTACGGGAGATGCGTCCGATACGGCCAACCCACAAAATATAAACTCTTTAGCGGGTAAGATTTTAAGAATTAATTTAGATGGTTCCATTCCTGCAGACAATCCTTATCCAAATAATCCGGTTTGGAGTTTAGGACATCGCAATGCACAAGGTCTAGTTCAGGTGGGTAATAAAATATTTTCTTCAGAACATGGGCCGGATTCTGATGATGAAATCAATATCATCGAAAAAGGAAGAAATTATGGGTGGCCGAATATTAAAGGTTTTTGTAATGAAAGCGGCGAACAATCTTTCTGTAGTTCGAACAATGTGGCAGAGCCATTAATTAACTGGACCCCAACCATTGCACCAAGTGGTTTGGCTTATTATAACAATGATTATATTCCTCAGTTTAAAAATTCGTTGTTATTAGCGGTGTTGAAAGGAACTAAACTAATGCAACTGAAACTGGACGATGCGCAAACTAAGATTACCTCAACAAAAGATTTTTATGTGAATACTTATGGCCGGATCAGAGCTGTGTGCCAATCGCCGGAAGGGAAAGTTTATATCTGCACCAGTAATGGAAGTGATGATAAGATTGTAGAAATAGCGAAGTAA
- a CDS encoding CoA transferase subunit B: MFSKEEIAQRIAKEIKDGYYVNLGIGIPTLVANYIPKGINVVLQSENGLLGMGPFPFEGEEDADLINAGKQTITTLPGSSIFDSAMSFGMIRAQKVDLTILGAMEVSENGDIANWKIPGKMVKGMGGAMDLVASAKNIIVAMQHVNKAGESKLLPKCTLPLTGVKCIKKIVTELAVLDILPEGGFKLLERAPGVSIEFIQQSTAGRLIVEGEIPEMRLD; this comes from the coding sequence ATGTTTTCAAAAGAAGAGATCGCACAGCGCATCGCTAAAGAAATAAAAGACGGATACTATGTTAATCTGGGCATTGGCATACCTACGCTGGTAGCTAATTATATTCCAAAAGGAATTAATGTGGTATTGCAATCAGAAAACGGTTTGTTGGGCATGGGGCCATTTCCTTTTGAAGGAGAAGAAGATGCTGATTTAATAAATGCCGGAAAACAGACCATTACCACTTTACCTGGATCATCTATTTTTGATTCGGCGATGAGTTTCGGGATGATCCGTGCACAAAAAGTAGATTTAACCATTCTGGGCGCGATGGAAGTTTCAGAAAATGGCGACATTGCCAATTGGAAAATTCCTGGTAAAATGGTAAAAGGAATGGGAGGAGCAATGGATTTGGTCGCCTCGGCCAAAAACATTATTGTAGCTATGCAGCATGTTAACAAAGCTGGCGAAAGTAAATTATTGCCAAAGTGCACATTGCCATTAACTGGTGTGAAATGCATTAAAAAAATTGTAACCGAACTGGCGGTTTTAGATATTTTACCAGAAGGTGGTTTTAAACTTTTGGAGCGCGCACCTGGTGTGAGTATCGAATTTATACAGCAATCTACAGCTGGTAGACTGATTGTAGAGGGGGAAATTCCGGAAATGAGACTGGATTAA